A window from Salmo trutta chromosome 29, fSalTru1.1, whole genome shotgun sequence encodes these proteins:
- the secisbp2l gene encoding selenocysteine insertion sequence-binding protein 2-like isoform X3 yields MDSCDKDVKLSAEVEPFIPQKKGLEGELVTMSLSGGGEGGGGVEPTPIPSYLITCYPFVQENQPNRQQHPMYSGGGDLRWQQPNPTPGGPYLAYPILSSPQPPVSNDYTYYQIMPAPCPPMMGFYQPFPGTYAGPLQPGVVNPVSADVSERPAPLGQAFGLANQRGGRGMVRPAVLPKQQQVGLCQPLRARRPPMRTVAVQKEVCSSGPDGRTKTVLLVDAAQQTDFPGDSACGRGASERERASPLLWKNLPRRRRASHPAESSSEADIDSDSGYCSPKHNQQALGATQHTAHAAIAPTGVDAGVMTAVSWVNVASQASQRPWSDNRTTPFQRTGKTPDQRNYSQQDFHAGYSGGRVCSNPTPADSSCGLQQRRLQPGLGPGTGLAPEPLYFEDEDEFPELVSGGPQRNIKPDPNPSQNQHQTKLTKNLLDNLPENSPINIVQTPIPITTSVPKRAKSQRKKALAAALATAQEYSEISMEQRKLQEALTKAAGKKSKTPVQLDLGDMLAALEKQQQAMKARQINNTKPLSFTVGTAAPFHGSGPGARPGAGSGIVSMLKAQQAHSAPLNMLDSSAPRLKRGKEREIPKVKRPTALKKIILKEREGKRGKVFVDQIAASQEEQGEEELHFTDDLTREPASQEENGLSVPSDDASLSPASQNSPYSITPVSQGSPGSSGIGSPMASNAITKIHSRRFREYCNQVLNKEIDESVTMLLQELVRFQERVYQKDPSKAKTKRRLVMGLREVTKHMKLHKIKCVLISPNCEKIQAKGGLDEALYNVIAMAREQEIPFVFALGRKALGRCVNKLVPVSVVGVFNFSGAEGLFNRLVSLTEDARKSYKDMVSALEQEQAEEALKNVKKVTHHMGHSRNPSAASAISFCSVISEPISEVNEKEYETNWRSMVESSDGLEPVEAKPSHPAASSGFQRDNQPPSTTTNRSPYSTTLQLRAAVPAPGSGPGEREEGRADDRLELASQQSTETGSLDGSCRDLLNSSITSTTSTLVPGMLEEAEEEEEEEEEEYTPEPISVEVPAVISRIESWVSKTLENLQLGKSQDSTEEEEEEEEKEEEGVQSEEEEELDSAETGLERMEKMEANNITG; encoded by the exons GATGTGAAACTGTCAGCCGAAGTGGAGCCGTTTATCCCACAAAAGaaaggtctggaaggagagctggtCACCATGAGCCTgtctggaggaggagaaggaggagggggggtagagCCCACCCCTATCCCCAGCTACCTCATCACCTGCTACCCTTTTGTCCAGGAGAACCAACCCAACAG aCAACAGCACCCCATGTATAGCGGAGGAGGGGACCTGCGCTGGCAGCAGCCCAACCCCACCCCAGGTGGTCCGTACCTAGCTTACCCCATCCTGTCCTCCCCCCAGCCTCCAGTCTCCAACGACTACACCTACTACCAGATCATGCCTGCCCCCTGCCCCCCCATGATGGGCTTTTACCAG CCCTTCCCAGGAACGTACGCCGGGCCCCTGCAGCCTGGCGTGGTAAACCCTGTATCAGCTGACGTCAGCGAGAGACCGGCCCCTCTCGGACAGGCGTTTGGACTAGCTAatcagagaggagggaggggcatGGTCAGACCTGCCGTTCTACCCAAG CAACAGCAGGTGGGGTTGTGTCAGCCCCTGAGGGCCAGGAGGCCCCCCATGAGGACTGTAGCTGTCCAGAAGGAGGTGTGTTCCTCGGGGCCAGATGGACGGACCAAGACAGTCCTACTGGTGGACGCTGCCCAACAGACTG ACTTCCCAGGGGACAGTGCGTGTGGTCGTGGTGCGTCGGAACGGGAGCGGGCCAGCCCCCTGCTGTGGAAGAACCTTCCCCGGAGAAGGCGGGCCTCGCACCCTGCCGAGAGCTCCAGCGAGGCGGACATCGACAGCGACAGCGGATACTGCAGCCCCAAACACAACCAGCAGGCCCTGGGGGCTACGCAACACACTGCCCACGCTGCTATAGCTCCTACG ggAGTGGATGCAGGTGTAATGACAG cggtaAGCTGGGTGAACGTAGCGTCTCAGGCCTCTCAGAGGCCGTGGTCAGACAACAGGACCACCCCGTTCCAACGGACAGGGAAGACCCCTGATCAGAGGAACTATTCGCAG CAGGACTTCCATGCAGGGTACTCAGGGGGGCGTGTCTGTTCTAACCCCACCCCCGCAGACAGCAGCTGTGGTCTGCAGCAGAGACGGCTCCAGCCCGGACTGGGCCCTGGGACGGGGCTTGCTCCTGAGCCCCTCTACTTTGAG GATGAGGATGAGTTTCCAGAGCTGGTCTCAGGAGGGCCACAGAGGAACATCAAACCAGACCCCAACCCTTCCCAGAACCAACACCAGACCAAACTAACCAAGAACCTG ctGGATAACCTTCCAGAGAACTCTCCCATCAACATCGTCCAGACCCCCATCCCCATCACCACCTCCGTCCCCAAGAGGGCCAAGAGTCAGAGGAAGAAGGCCCTGGCCGCTGCCCTGGCTACAGCACAGGAGTACTCTGAGATCAGCATGGAGCAGAGGAAACTACAG GAGGCACTGACCAAAGCAGCAGGGAAGAAGAGTAAGACTCCAGTCCAGTTGGACCTGGGAGACATGTTGGCTGCTCTGGAGAAACAACAGCAGGCCATGAAGGCTAGACAAATAAACAATACTAAACCACTGTCcttcacag tgggtACAGCAGCCCCGTTCCATGGTTCAGGGCCAGGTGCCAGGCCAGGAGCAGGGTCAGGTATAGTATCAATGTTGAAGGCCCAGCAGGCCCACTCTGCCCCCCTCAACATGCTGGACTCCAGCGCTCCACGcctgaagagagggaaggagagagagatcccTAAAGTCAAACGACCCACCGCCCTGAAGAAG atcattctgaaggagcgtgaggggaagagggggaaggtgtttgtGGATCAGATTGCTGCCAGCCAGGAAGAACAGGGAGAAGAGGAGCTCCACTTCACTGATGACCTCACACGGGAACCTGCCTCTCAGGAGG AGAACGGTCTGAGCGTGCCCAGTGATGACGCATCCCTGTCCCCGGCCAGTCAGAACTCTCCGTACAGCATCACGCCTGTTTCCCAGGGTTCCCCTGGCTCCTCCGGCATCGGCAGCCCCATGGCCTCTAACGCCATCACCAAGATACACAGCCGCCGCTTCAGAGA gTACTGTAACCAGGTGTTGAATAAGGAGATAGATGAGAGTGTGACGATGCTGCTGCAGGAACTGGTCCGGTTCCAGGAGAGGGTTTATCAGAAGGACCCCAGCAAAGCCAAGACCAAACGCAGACTGGTCATGGGCCTTAGAGAGGTCACCAAACACATGAAGCTCCACAAGATCAAGTGTGTCCTCATCTCACCCAACTGTGAGAAGATCCAGGCCAAAG GGGGTCTAGATGAGGCTCTGTACAACGTCATAGCCATGGCCAGAGAACAGGAGATCCCGTTTGTGTTTGCTCTGGGTAGGAAGGCTCTGGGACGCTGTGTCAACAAGCTGGTGCCGGTCAGTGTGGTGGGCGTCTTCAACTTCTCTGGAGCAGAG ggTCTGTTTAACCGGTTAGTGTCTCTGACGGAGGATGCTCGTAAGTCCTACAAGGACATGGTGTCAGCGCTGGAGCAGGAGCAGGCTGAGGAGGCGCTGAAGAACGTCAAGAAGGTCACCCACCACATGGGCCACTCCAGGAACCCCTCCGCTGCCTCCGCCATCTCCTTCTGCTCCGTCATCTCTGAACCCATCTCTGAGGTCAACGAGAAGGAGTACG AGACAAACTGGAGGAGTATGGTGGAGTCGTCAGATGGGCTGGAGCCTGTGGAGGCTAAACCCAGCCATCCTGCTGCTTCCTCTGGGTTCCAGAGAGACAACCagcccccctccaccaccaccaaccgCAGCCCTTACTCCACTACCCTTCAGCTCAGAGCAGCTGTCCCTGCTCCAGGCTCAGGcccgggggagagagaggagggccggGCAGACGACCGGTTGGAGCTGGCCTCCCAGCAGAGCACGGAGACAGGCAGTTTGGATGGGAGCTGCAGGGACCTCCTCAACTCCTccatcacctccaccacctccaccctggTCCCCGGTATGTTGGAGgaggcagaggaagaggaggaggaggaggaggaagagtacaCACCAGAGCCCATCTCTGTGGAGGTGCCTGCGGTCATCAGCCGTATTGAGTCCTGGGTGTCTAAGACACTGGAGAACCTTCAGCTGGGGAAGAGCCAGGacagcacagaggaggaggaggaggaggaagagaaggaggaggagggagtacagagtgaggaggaagaggagttggATTCTGCAGAGACTGGGCTGGAGAGGATGGAGAAGATGGAGGCCAATAATATCACTGGCTGA
- the secisbp2l gene encoding selenocysteine insertion sequence-binding protein 2-like isoform X2, which translates to MDSCDKDVKLSAEVEPFIPQKKGLEGELVTMSLSGGGEGGGGVEPTPIPSYLITCYPFVQENQPNRQQHPMYSGGGDLRWQQPNPTPGGPYLAYPILSSPQPPVSNDYTYYQIMPAPCPPMMGFYQPFPGTYAGPLQPGVVNPVSADVSERPAPLGQAFGLANQRGGRGMVRPAVLPKSMFYQQQQVGLCQPLRARRPPMRTVAVQKEVCSSGPDGRTKTVLLVDAAQQTDFPGDSACGRGASERERASPLLWKNLPRRRRASHPAESSSEADIDSDSGYCSPKHNQQALGATQHTAHAAIAPTGVDAGVMTAVSWVNVASQASQRPWSDNRTTPFQRTGKTPDQRNYSQDFHAGYSGGRVCSNPTPADSSCGLQQRRLQPGLGPGTGLAPEPLYFEDEDEFPELVSGGPQRNIKPDPNPSQNQHQTKLTKNLLDNLPENSPINIVQTPIPITTSVPKRAKSQRKKALAAALATAQEYSEISMEQRKLQEALTKAAGKKSKTPVQLDLGDMLAALEKQQQAMKARQINNTKPLSFTVGTAAPFHGSGPGARPGAGSGIVSMLKAQQAHSAPLNMLDSSAPRLKRGKEREIPKVKRPTALKKIILKEREGKRGKVFVDQIAASQEEQGEEELHFTDDLTREPASQEENGLSVPSDDASLSPASQNSPYSITPVSQGSPGSSGIGSPMASNAITKIHSRRFREYCNQVLNKEIDESVTMLLQELVRFQERVYQKDPSKAKTKRRLVMGLREVTKHMKLHKIKCVLISPNCEKIQAKGGLDEALYNVIAMAREQEIPFVFALGRKALGRCVNKLVPVSVVGVFNFSGAEGLFNRLVSLTEDARKSYKDMVSALEQEQAEEALKNVKKVTHHMGHSRNPSAASAISFCSVISEPISEVNEKEYETNWRSMVESSDGLEPVEAKPSHPAASSGFQRDNQPPSTTTNRSPYSTTLQLRAAVPAPGSGPGEREEGRADDRLELASQQSTETGSLDGSCRDLLNSSITSTTSTLVPGMLEEAEEEEEEEEEEYTPEPISVEVPAVISRIESWVSKTLENLQLGKSQDSTEEEEEEEEKEEEGVQSEEEEELDSAETGLERMEKMEANNITG; encoded by the exons GATGTGAAACTGTCAGCCGAAGTGGAGCCGTTTATCCCACAAAAGaaaggtctggaaggagagctggtCACCATGAGCCTgtctggaggaggagaaggaggagggggggtagagCCCACCCCTATCCCCAGCTACCTCATCACCTGCTACCCTTTTGTCCAGGAGAACCAACCCAACAG aCAACAGCACCCCATGTATAGCGGAGGAGGGGACCTGCGCTGGCAGCAGCCCAACCCCACCCCAGGTGGTCCGTACCTAGCTTACCCCATCCTGTCCTCCCCCCAGCCTCCAGTCTCCAACGACTACACCTACTACCAGATCATGCCTGCCCCCTGCCCCCCCATGATGGGCTTTTACCAG CCCTTCCCAGGAACGTACGCCGGGCCCCTGCAGCCTGGCGTGGTAAACCCTGTATCAGCTGACGTCAGCGAGAGACCGGCCCCTCTCGGACAGGCGTTTGGACTAGCTAatcagagaggagggaggggcatGGTCAGACCTGCCGTTCTACCCAAG TCTATGTTCTATCAGCAACAGCAGGTGGGGTTGTGTCAGCCCCTGAGGGCCAGGAGGCCCCCCATGAGGACTGTAGCTGTCCAGAAGGAGGTGTGTTCCTCGGGGCCAGATGGACGGACCAAGACAGTCCTACTGGTGGACGCTGCCCAACAGACTG ACTTCCCAGGGGACAGTGCGTGTGGTCGTGGTGCGTCGGAACGGGAGCGGGCCAGCCCCCTGCTGTGGAAGAACCTTCCCCGGAGAAGGCGGGCCTCGCACCCTGCCGAGAGCTCCAGCGAGGCGGACATCGACAGCGACAGCGGATACTGCAGCCCCAAACACAACCAGCAGGCCCTGGGGGCTACGCAACACACTGCCCACGCTGCTATAGCTCCTACG ggAGTGGATGCAGGTGTAATGACAG cggtaAGCTGGGTGAACGTAGCGTCTCAGGCCTCTCAGAGGCCGTGGTCAGACAACAGGACCACCCCGTTCCAACGGACAGGGAAGACCCCTGATCAGAGGAACTATTCGCAG GACTTCCATGCAGGGTACTCAGGGGGGCGTGTCTGTTCTAACCCCACCCCCGCAGACAGCAGCTGTGGTCTGCAGCAGAGACGGCTCCAGCCCGGACTGGGCCCTGGGACGGGGCTTGCTCCTGAGCCCCTCTACTTTGAG GATGAGGATGAGTTTCCAGAGCTGGTCTCAGGAGGGCCACAGAGGAACATCAAACCAGACCCCAACCCTTCCCAGAACCAACACCAGACCAAACTAACCAAGAACCTG ctGGATAACCTTCCAGAGAACTCTCCCATCAACATCGTCCAGACCCCCATCCCCATCACCACCTCCGTCCCCAAGAGGGCCAAGAGTCAGAGGAAGAAGGCCCTGGCCGCTGCCCTGGCTACAGCACAGGAGTACTCTGAGATCAGCATGGAGCAGAGGAAACTACAG GAGGCACTGACCAAAGCAGCAGGGAAGAAGAGTAAGACTCCAGTCCAGTTGGACCTGGGAGACATGTTGGCTGCTCTGGAGAAACAACAGCAGGCCATGAAGGCTAGACAAATAAACAATACTAAACCACTGTCcttcacag tgggtACAGCAGCCCCGTTCCATGGTTCAGGGCCAGGTGCCAGGCCAGGAGCAGGGTCAGGTATAGTATCAATGTTGAAGGCCCAGCAGGCCCACTCTGCCCCCCTCAACATGCTGGACTCCAGCGCTCCACGcctgaagagagggaaggagagagagatcccTAAAGTCAAACGACCCACCGCCCTGAAGAAG atcattctgaaggagcgtgaggggaagagggggaaggtgtttgtGGATCAGATTGCTGCCAGCCAGGAAGAACAGGGAGAAGAGGAGCTCCACTTCACTGATGACCTCACACGGGAACCTGCCTCTCAGGAGG AGAACGGTCTGAGCGTGCCCAGTGATGACGCATCCCTGTCCCCGGCCAGTCAGAACTCTCCGTACAGCATCACGCCTGTTTCCCAGGGTTCCCCTGGCTCCTCCGGCATCGGCAGCCCCATGGCCTCTAACGCCATCACCAAGATACACAGCCGCCGCTTCAGAGA gTACTGTAACCAGGTGTTGAATAAGGAGATAGATGAGAGTGTGACGATGCTGCTGCAGGAACTGGTCCGGTTCCAGGAGAGGGTTTATCAGAAGGACCCCAGCAAAGCCAAGACCAAACGCAGACTGGTCATGGGCCTTAGAGAGGTCACCAAACACATGAAGCTCCACAAGATCAAGTGTGTCCTCATCTCACCCAACTGTGAGAAGATCCAGGCCAAAG GGGGTCTAGATGAGGCTCTGTACAACGTCATAGCCATGGCCAGAGAACAGGAGATCCCGTTTGTGTTTGCTCTGGGTAGGAAGGCTCTGGGACGCTGTGTCAACAAGCTGGTGCCGGTCAGTGTGGTGGGCGTCTTCAACTTCTCTGGAGCAGAG ggTCTGTTTAACCGGTTAGTGTCTCTGACGGAGGATGCTCGTAAGTCCTACAAGGACATGGTGTCAGCGCTGGAGCAGGAGCAGGCTGAGGAGGCGCTGAAGAACGTCAAGAAGGTCACCCACCACATGGGCCACTCCAGGAACCCCTCCGCTGCCTCCGCCATCTCCTTCTGCTCCGTCATCTCTGAACCCATCTCTGAGGTCAACGAGAAGGAGTACG AGACAAACTGGAGGAGTATGGTGGAGTCGTCAGATGGGCTGGAGCCTGTGGAGGCTAAACCCAGCCATCCTGCTGCTTCCTCTGGGTTCCAGAGAGACAACCagcccccctccaccaccaccaaccgCAGCCCTTACTCCACTACCCTTCAGCTCAGAGCAGCTGTCCCTGCTCCAGGCTCAGGcccgggggagagagaggagggccggGCAGACGACCGGTTGGAGCTGGCCTCCCAGCAGAGCACGGAGACAGGCAGTTTGGATGGGAGCTGCAGGGACCTCCTCAACTCCTccatcacctccaccacctccaccctggTCCCCGGTATGTTGGAGgaggcagaggaagaggaggaggaggaggaggaagagtacaCACCAGAGCCCATCTCTGTGGAGGTGCCTGCGGTCATCAGCCGTATTGAGTCCTGGGTGTCTAAGACACTGGAGAACCTTCAGCTGGGGAAGAGCCAGGacagcacagaggaggaggaggaggaggaagagaaggaggaggagggagtacagagtgaggaggaagaggagttggATTCTGCAGAGACTGGGCTGGAGAGGATGGAGAAGATGGAGGCCAATAATATCACTGGCTGA
- the secisbp2l gene encoding selenocysteine insertion sequence-binding protein 2-like isoform X1 — MDSCDKDVKLSAEVEPFIPQKKGLEGELVTMSLSGGGEGGGGVEPTPIPSYLITCYPFVQENQPNRQQHPMYSGGGDLRWQQPNPTPGGPYLAYPILSSPQPPVSNDYTYYQIMPAPCPPMMGFYQPFPGTYAGPLQPGVVNPVSADVSERPAPLGQAFGLANQRGGRGMVRPAVLPKSMFYQQQQVGLCQPLRARRPPMRTVAVQKEVCSSGPDGRTKTVLLVDAAQQTDFPGDSACGRGASERERASPLLWKNLPRRRRASHPAESSSEADIDSDSGYCSPKHNQQALGATQHTAHAAIAPTGVDAGVMTAVSWVNVASQASQRPWSDNRTTPFQRTGKTPDQRNYSQQDFHAGYSGGRVCSNPTPADSSCGLQQRRLQPGLGPGTGLAPEPLYFEDEDEFPELVSGGPQRNIKPDPNPSQNQHQTKLTKNLLDNLPENSPINIVQTPIPITTSVPKRAKSQRKKALAAALATAQEYSEISMEQRKLQEALTKAAGKKSKTPVQLDLGDMLAALEKQQQAMKARQINNTKPLSFTVGTAAPFHGSGPGARPGAGSGIVSMLKAQQAHSAPLNMLDSSAPRLKRGKEREIPKVKRPTALKKIILKEREGKRGKVFVDQIAASQEEQGEEELHFTDDLTREPASQEENGLSVPSDDASLSPASQNSPYSITPVSQGSPGSSGIGSPMASNAITKIHSRRFREYCNQVLNKEIDESVTMLLQELVRFQERVYQKDPSKAKTKRRLVMGLREVTKHMKLHKIKCVLISPNCEKIQAKGGLDEALYNVIAMAREQEIPFVFALGRKALGRCVNKLVPVSVVGVFNFSGAEGLFNRLVSLTEDARKSYKDMVSALEQEQAEEALKNVKKVTHHMGHSRNPSAASAISFCSVISEPISEVNEKEYETNWRSMVESSDGLEPVEAKPSHPAASSGFQRDNQPPSTTTNRSPYSTTLQLRAAVPAPGSGPGEREEGRADDRLELASQQSTETGSLDGSCRDLLNSSITSTTSTLVPGMLEEAEEEEEEEEEEYTPEPISVEVPAVISRIESWVSKTLENLQLGKSQDSTEEEEEEEEKEEEGVQSEEEEELDSAETGLERMEKMEANNITG, encoded by the exons GATGTGAAACTGTCAGCCGAAGTGGAGCCGTTTATCCCACAAAAGaaaggtctggaaggagagctggtCACCATGAGCCTgtctggaggaggagaaggaggagggggggtagagCCCACCCCTATCCCCAGCTACCTCATCACCTGCTACCCTTTTGTCCAGGAGAACCAACCCAACAG aCAACAGCACCCCATGTATAGCGGAGGAGGGGACCTGCGCTGGCAGCAGCCCAACCCCACCCCAGGTGGTCCGTACCTAGCTTACCCCATCCTGTCCTCCCCCCAGCCTCCAGTCTCCAACGACTACACCTACTACCAGATCATGCCTGCCCCCTGCCCCCCCATGATGGGCTTTTACCAG CCCTTCCCAGGAACGTACGCCGGGCCCCTGCAGCCTGGCGTGGTAAACCCTGTATCAGCTGACGTCAGCGAGAGACCGGCCCCTCTCGGACAGGCGTTTGGACTAGCTAatcagagaggagggaggggcatGGTCAGACCTGCCGTTCTACCCAAG TCTATGTTCTATCAGCAACAGCAGGTGGGGTTGTGTCAGCCCCTGAGGGCCAGGAGGCCCCCCATGAGGACTGTAGCTGTCCAGAAGGAGGTGTGTTCCTCGGGGCCAGATGGACGGACCAAGACAGTCCTACTGGTGGACGCTGCCCAACAGACTG ACTTCCCAGGGGACAGTGCGTGTGGTCGTGGTGCGTCGGAACGGGAGCGGGCCAGCCCCCTGCTGTGGAAGAACCTTCCCCGGAGAAGGCGGGCCTCGCACCCTGCCGAGAGCTCCAGCGAGGCGGACATCGACAGCGACAGCGGATACTGCAGCCCCAAACACAACCAGCAGGCCCTGGGGGCTACGCAACACACTGCCCACGCTGCTATAGCTCCTACG ggAGTGGATGCAGGTGTAATGACAG cggtaAGCTGGGTGAACGTAGCGTCTCAGGCCTCTCAGAGGCCGTGGTCAGACAACAGGACCACCCCGTTCCAACGGACAGGGAAGACCCCTGATCAGAGGAACTATTCGCAG CAGGACTTCCATGCAGGGTACTCAGGGGGGCGTGTCTGTTCTAACCCCACCCCCGCAGACAGCAGCTGTGGTCTGCAGCAGAGACGGCTCCAGCCCGGACTGGGCCCTGGGACGGGGCTTGCTCCTGAGCCCCTCTACTTTGAG GATGAGGATGAGTTTCCAGAGCTGGTCTCAGGAGGGCCACAGAGGAACATCAAACCAGACCCCAACCCTTCCCAGAACCAACACCAGACCAAACTAACCAAGAACCTG ctGGATAACCTTCCAGAGAACTCTCCCATCAACATCGTCCAGACCCCCATCCCCATCACCACCTCCGTCCCCAAGAGGGCCAAGAGTCAGAGGAAGAAGGCCCTGGCCGCTGCCCTGGCTACAGCACAGGAGTACTCTGAGATCAGCATGGAGCAGAGGAAACTACAG GAGGCACTGACCAAAGCAGCAGGGAAGAAGAGTAAGACTCCAGTCCAGTTGGACCTGGGAGACATGTTGGCTGCTCTGGAGAAACAACAGCAGGCCATGAAGGCTAGACAAATAAACAATACTAAACCACTGTCcttcacag tgggtACAGCAGCCCCGTTCCATGGTTCAGGGCCAGGTGCCAGGCCAGGAGCAGGGTCAGGTATAGTATCAATGTTGAAGGCCCAGCAGGCCCACTCTGCCCCCCTCAACATGCTGGACTCCAGCGCTCCACGcctgaagagagggaaggagagagagatcccTAAAGTCAAACGACCCACCGCCCTGAAGAAG atcattctgaaggagcgtgaggggaagagggggaaggtgtttgtGGATCAGATTGCTGCCAGCCAGGAAGAACAGGGAGAAGAGGAGCTCCACTTCACTGATGACCTCACACGGGAACCTGCCTCTCAGGAGG AGAACGGTCTGAGCGTGCCCAGTGATGACGCATCCCTGTCCCCGGCCAGTCAGAACTCTCCGTACAGCATCACGCCTGTTTCCCAGGGTTCCCCTGGCTCCTCCGGCATCGGCAGCCCCATGGCCTCTAACGCCATCACCAAGATACACAGCCGCCGCTTCAGAGA gTACTGTAACCAGGTGTTGAATAAGGAGATAGATGAGAGTGTGACGATGCTGCTGCAGGAACTGGTCCGGTTCCAGGAGAGGGTTTATCAGAAGGACCCCAGCAAAGCCAAGACCAAACGCAGACTGGTCATGGGCCTTAGAGAGGTCACCAAACACATGAAGCTCCACAAGATCAAGTGTGTCCTCATCTCACCCAACTGTGAGAAGATCCAGGCCAAAG GGGGTCTAGATGAGGCTCTGTACAACGTCATAGCCATGGCCAGAGAACAGGAGATCCCGTTTGTGTTTGCTCTGGGTAGGAAGGCTCTGGGACGCTGTGTCAACAAGCTGGTGCCGGTCAGTGTGGTGGGCGTCTTCAACTTCTCTGGAGCAGAG ggTCTGTTTAACCGGTTAGTGTCTCTGACGGAGGATGCTCGTAAGTCCTACAAGGACATGGTGTCAGCGCTGGAGCAGGAGCAGGCTGAGGAGGCGCTGAAGAACGTCAAGAAGGTCACCCACCACATGGGCCACTCCAGGAACCCCTCCGCTGCCTCCGCCATCTCCTTCTGCTCCGTCATCTCTGAACCCATCTCTGAGGTCAACGAGAAGGAGTACG AGACAAACTGGAGGAGTATGGTGGAGTCGTCAGATGGGCTGGAGCCTGTGGAGGCTAAACCCAGCCATCCTGCTGCTTCCTCTGGGTTCCAGAGAGACAACCagcccccctccaccaccaccaaccgCAGCCCTTACTCCACTACCCTTCAGCTCAGAGCAGCTGTCCCTGCTCCAGGCTCAGGcccgggggagagagaggagggccggGCAGACGACCGGTTGGAGCTGGCCTCCCAGCAGAGCACGGAGACAGGCAGTTTGGATGGGAGCTGCAGGGACCTCCTCAACTCCTccatcacctccaccacctccaccctggTCCCCGGTATGTTGGAGgaggcagaggaagaggaggaggaggaggaggaagagtacaCACCAGAGCCCATCTCTGTGGAGGTGCCTGCGGTCATCAGCCGTATTGAGTCCTGGGTGTCTAAGACACTGGAGAACCTTCAGCTGGGGAAGAGCCAGGacagcacagaggaggaggaggaggaggaagagaaggaggaggagggagtacagagtgaggaggaagaggagttggATTCTGCAGAGACTGGGCTGGAGAGGATGGAGAAGATGGAGGCCAATAATATCACTGGCTGA
- the LOC115167496 gene encoding E3 ubiquitin-protein ligase TRIM39-like → MRGEASPLSACMTQSHGDDTTVMDVTLDPDTAHPQLILSEDMKQVRCGDIWQHLPYNPERFDISVCVLGKEGFSSGRFYHEVQVKEKTGWSLGVARESINRKGTIYLNPEDGYWTVMLRNGDYWAGAVPPVPLYLREKPQKVGVFVDYEEGQVSFYNVEARSHIYSFTGCTFTEKLYPFFSPGNNYTGRNSSPLVISPVDATD, encoded by the exons ATGCGAGGAGAGGCTTCCCCTCTGTCTGCCTGTATGACGCAGAGCCATGGAGATGATACAACTGTCA TGGATGTGACTCTAGATCCTGATACAGCACATCCCCAACTCATCCTGTCTGAAGACATGAAACAAGTTAGATGTGGAGACATATGGCAGCATCTCCCTTACAACCCAGAGAGGTTTGatatctctgtctgtgtcctgGGAAAGGAGGGTTTCTCCTCAGGGAGATTCTACCATGAGGTGCAGGTGAAGGAGAAGACTGGCTGGTCTTTAGGAGTGGCCAGAGAGTCCATCAACAGAAAAGGGACGATTTACCTGAACCCTGAGGATGGATACTGGACTGTGATGCTGAGGAATGGAGACTACTGGGCTGGTGCtgtcccccctgtccccctctACCTGAGAGAGAAGCCTCAGAAGGTGGGGGTGTTTGTGGATTATGAGGAGGGTCAGGTCTCCTTCTacaatgtggaggccaggtctcaTATCTACTCTTTCACTGGCTGCACCTTCACTGAGAAACTCTATCCATTCTTCAGCCCAGGTAATAATTACACTGGTAGAAACTCATCCCCACTGGTCATCAGTCCTGTAGAtgccactgactga